A single Marinobacter sp. es.042 DNA region contains:
- a CDS encoding type 4a pilus biogenesis protein PilO: MSLADSLKSLSEFDIDDLDVSNAGIWPAPVKAIVVLIVFGLIAGGGYWFFVKDQYAQLERVEQTEQELRKTYEEKAYQVANLEVFKAQMAEMEETFGALVRQLPSETEVPGLLEDITNTALGNGLELQEVKLQPERQQDFYSELPINIRVSGSYHELASFVSSVASLPRIVTLHDLTIKPTGGDGERLDMQVLARTYRYRAGE, encoded by the coding sequence ATGAGCCTCGCGGACTCTTTGAAGAGCCTTAGTGAATTTGATATCGACGACCTCGACGTCAGTAACGCGGGCATATGGCCAGCGCCTGTAAAGGCCATCGTAGTCCTCATCGTTTTTGGTCTCATTGCTGGGGGTGGCTACTGGTTCTTTGTCAAGGATCAATACGCGCAGCTTGAGCGTGTTGAGCAAACTGAGCAAGAGCTCCGAAAGACGTATGAGGAAAAAGCCTATCAGGTGGCAAATCTCGAAGTGTTCAAAGCCCAGATGGCTGAAATGGAAGAAACATTTGGCGCCTTGGTAAGACAGCTACCCAGTGAGACCGAAGTGCCTGGCTTGCTGGAGGACATCACCAACACGGCGCTCGGGAATGGTCTGGAACTCCAGGAAGTGAAGCTTCAGCCAGAGCGCCAGCAGGACTTCTACTCTGAGCTTCCGATTAATATTCGGGTTTCTGGTTCGTATCATGAGTTGGCATCTTTCGTCAGTAGTGTTGCGAGCCTGCCAAGAATCGTGACATTGCACGACCTTACCATAAAACCAACTGGCGGAGACGGAGAGCGGCTTGATATGCAGGTTTTAGCTCGTACTTACCGCTACCGGGCTGGAGAATAA
- a CDS encoding pilus assembly protein PilM — MFGLGKKSSAVLGVDISSSSVKLLELSKQGDRYKVESYAVEPLPANAVVEKNITDVEAVGEVMKRVASKSRSGVKQVAVAVSGSAVITKLIQMDGGLNEFEMEDQIALEADQYIPYPLDEVAIDFEVQGPSDNNPDQVDVLLAACRKENVDIREDALEIASLTTKVVDVEAYALERAYALIEPQLDSQGEELVVAIVDIGATMTTLSVLAGGKTVYTREQIFGGKQLTEEIQRRYGLSLEEAGLAKKQGGLPDDYESEVLTPFREAVVQQVARALQFFFGASQYNAVDYVVLAGGTASIQGLTEMVEEKTGTPTMVANPFADMAVGSKVNASALSNDAPSLMIACGLAMRSFD, encoded by the coding sequence GTGTTTGGATTAGGAAAGAAATCCAGTGCAGTGCTGGGCGTGGATATAAGCTCCAGCTCGGTCAAACTTCTGGAGCTATCGAAGCAGGGCGACCGATATAAGGTCGAAAGCTACGCGGTGGAGCCATTGCCGGCCAATGCCGTGGTGGAAAAGAATATTACGGACGTAGAAGCTGTGGGCGAGGTAATGAAGCGCGTAGCTTCCAAGTCCCGTTCTGGCGTCAAACAGGTGGCTGTTGCGGTCTCAGGATCTGCAGTTATTACCAAGCTTATCCAGATGGATGGCGGCCTGAACGAATTCGAGATGGAAGATCAGATTGCCCTTGAGGCCGATCAATATATTCCATACCCGCTGGATGAAGTGGCCATCGATTTCGAAGTTCAGGGACCTTCCGATAACAACCCCGACCAGGTGGATGTGCTTCTGGCTGCTTGCCGAAAGGAAAACGTCGACATCCGCGAGGATGCACTTGAGATTGCTTCACTGACTACCAAGGTGGTTGACGTTGAAGCCTATGCCCTTGAGCGTGCCTACGCACTGATCGAGCCTCAGCTGGACTCTCAGGGAGAAGAGCTGGTGGTAGCGATCGTGGACATTGGCGCGACGATGACCACGCTGAGTGTTCTTGCCGGTGGCAAGACCGTCTATACGCGAGAGCAGATTTTCGGTGGCAAACAGCTGACCGAGGAAATTCAGCGCCGATACGGTCTGTCGCTCGAGGAAGCCGGCCTTGCGAAAAAGCAGGGCGGACTGCCTGACGATTACGAGTCAGAAGTGCTTACGCCGTTCCGCGAGGCTGTCGTGCAGCAGGTGGCCCGAGCGCTTCAGTTCTTTTTTGGTGCCAGTCAATACAATGCCGTCGATTACGTGGTTCTGGCCGGAGGCACAGCCTCGATTCAGGGGCTCACTGAAATGGTCGAAGAAAAAACGGGAACGCCGACCATGGTCGCGAATCCTTTTGCAGATATGGCGGTAGGCTCGAAGGTGAACGCGTCGGCACTGAGTAATGATGCGCCTTCCCTGATGATTGCCTGCGGCCTGGCAATGAGGAGCTTCGACTAA
- a CDS encoding malic enzyme-like NAD(P)-binding protein, with translation MSQDLKEAALEYHAKPRPGKLSVEITKPTKTSRDLSLAYSPGVAEPVREIAKDPENAYKYTAKGNLVAVISDGSAILGLGNLGPLASKPVMEGKGVLFKRFAGIDVFDIEVNSESPQAFIETVERIADTFGGINLEDIKAPECFEIERALIEKCNVPIFHDDQHGTAIVTAAGMINALELQGKKIEEARVVCLGAGAAAIACMKILISCGIRSENIFMLDRKGVIHSGRDDLNQYKAMFANDTDKRTLDDAIDGADVFLGLSGPDLLTAEQLKKMAPKPIVFACSNPDPEISPEIALATRDDLIMATGRSDYPNQVNNVLGFPFIFRGALDVRATAINEEMKVAAVNAIRELAKEPVPQEICEAYGVENFEFGKEYIIPKPMDVRLLEVVPAAVARAAVDSGVARNPYPAHYPLKSMDDII, from the coding sequence ATGTCTCAAGATCTGAAAGAAGCAGCCCTTGAATATCACGCCAAGCCGCGGCCTGGTAAGCTGAGTGTCGAAATCACCAAGCCAACCAAGACCTCCCGCGACCTTTCCCTGGCGTATAGCCCCGGGGTTGCCGAACCGGTCCGCGAGATCGCAAAGGACCCGGAGAACGCGTACAAGTACACCGCCAAGGGCAACCTGGTGGCTGTCATCTCTGATGGTTCTGCGATTCTTGGTCTGGGTAACCTGGGTCCGCTGGCAAGCAAGCCGGTTATGGAAGGCAAGGGCGTACTGTTCAAGCGCTTTGCCGGAATTGATGTCTTCGATATTGAAGTCAATTCCGAGAGCCCGCAGGCGTTTATCGAAACAGTTGAGCGTATTGCAGATACCTTTGGTGGTATCAATCTGGAAGACATCAAAGCGCCCGAGTGCTTTGAAATTGAGCGCGCGCTGATCGAAAAGTGCAACGTTCCCATCTTCCACGATGACCAGCATGGCACTGCTATCGTAACTGCAGCCGGCATGATCAATGCCCTCGAGCTGCAGGGCAAAAAGATTGAAGAGGCGAGGGTGGTCTGCCTGGGTGCCGGTGCTGCCGCCATTGCCTGCATGAAGATTCTGATCAGCTGCGGTATTCGTTCTGAGAACATCTTTATGCTCGACCGCAAGGGTGTGATCCACTCTGGTCGCGATGATTTGAATCAGTACAAGGCAATGTTCGCCAACGACACTGACAAGCGCACTCTGGACGACGCGATTGATGGCGCTGACGTATTCCTGGGACTGTCCGGTCCGGATCTCCTGACTGCTGAACAGCTCAAGAAAATGGCTCCCAAGCCGATCGTTTTCGCCTGCTCCAACCCGGATCCGGAGATCAGCCCGGAAATTGCCCTGGCAACCCGCGATGATCTGATCATGGCCACCGGACGCTCTGATTATCCGAACCAGGTTAACAATGTGTTGGGTTTCCCGTTCATTTTCCGTGGAGCGTTGGACGTTCGTGCCACCGCGATCAACGAGGAAATGAAGGTGGCGGCTGTCAATGCAATCCGTGAGCTGGCCAAGGAACCTGTGCCTCAGGAAATTTGCGAGGCTTACGGCGTGGAGAATTTCGAGTTCGGGAAAGAGTACATCATTCCCAAGCCGATGGACGTGCGCTTGCTGGAAGTTGTGCCGGCCGCCGTTGCTCGTGCTGCCGTGGATTCCGGCGTTGCACGTAATCCATACCCAGCGCACTACCCGCTCAAGTCAATGGACGACATTATCTGA
- the rpmE gene encoding 50S ribosomal protein L31 has product MKEGIHPKYEEINVTCSCGNTFKTRSTYTHDLQLDVCSQCHPFYTGKQKVMDTGGRIDRFQKRFGGRIGAKKD; this is encoded by the coding sequence ATGAAAGAAGGTATCCACCCGAAGTACGAAGAGATTAATGTAACCTGCTCTTGCGGTAATACATTCAAGACTCGCTCTACCTACACCCATGATCTGCAGCTGGATGTGTGTTCCCAGTGTCACCCATTCTACACCGGCAAGCAGAAAGTTATGGATACCGGTGGTCGTATCGACCGTTTCCAGAAGCGTTTCGGTGGTCGCATCGGCGCCAAGAAAGACTGA
- a CDS encoding PilN domain-containing protein, whose translation MAKINLRPWREELRAEKQKQFVVMILGAAIIAGGLVFLWKTDMDSRIAYQQSRNAYIETATKKLDQQIKEIENLKRKRDELLARMQVIQDLQGKRPVIVRVFDELVRTLPDGLFYTDLTRKDDLVEIVGMAESNSRISTLMRQFEESDWFTEPNLSNVSASDSGRAGYSQFNLSVKQKTPEPEGEDE comes from the coding sequence ATGGCAAAGATTAACCTACGACCATGGCGCGAAGAGCTTCGCGCCGAGAAACAGAAACAGTTCGTGGTCATGATTCTGGGAGCTGCGATCATTGCTGGCGGCCTGGTCTTCCTCTGGAAAACCGATATGGATAGCCGGATCGCCTACCAGCAATCCCGCAACGCCTACATCGAGACCGCCACCAAAAAGCTGGATCAGCAGATCAAGGAGATCGAAAACCTCAAGCGCAAGCGGGATGAGCTCCTTGCCAGGATGCAGGTTATTCAGGATCTACAGGGCAAGCGTCCGGTAATTGTGAGGGTGTTCGATGAGTTGGTAAGGACATTACCTGACGGTCTTTTCTACACCGATCTAACTCGCAAGGATGATCTTGTCGAAATTGTTGGCATGGCCGAGTCTAACAGTCGCATTTCGACACTAATGCGCCAGTTCGAGGAGTCCGATTGGTTTACGGAGCCTAATTTATCCAACGTATCGGCCTCTGATAGTGGTAGGGCTGGGTACAGTCAGTTCAATCTCTCGGTAAAGCAAAAAACGCCCGAGCCCGAAGGGGAGGATGAGTAA
- a CDS encoding penicillin-binding protein 1A produces MSHLLRTSRLFAWLFLTGLSVAVIVTSGFYLYLRPGLPPVHQLLDIKLQTPLRVYSKDNRLIAEFGEKRRAPITIEQIPTIQLQAFMAAEDSRFYEHFGVDIKGLARAAIELVSTGEIQSGGSTITMQVAKNYFLSRDRTFIRKFNEILLALQIERELDKNRILELYLNKIYLGNRAYGIAAAAQVYYNKPVSELSLAQMAMLAGLPKAPSAFNPLANPDRAMIRRNWILGRMRDLGYITPDAHELAVSAPITASYNSTETEVDADYVAEMARSEMVRRFGEDAYTDGYTVTLTVDGKKQQVATEALRDGLEAYDRRHGFRGPIGQIDQETLAESEPSDLILNYPRVESLLPAIVTEVDDESGKVAVHVRRIGPATMAFETMTWAKRYKTENLTGPEPEKPSDVVAPGDVIYVRAQNPAPASPEPEANGNESPNEQSEQLAEASVALAQIPRAEGALISLKAKTGAIEALSGGYSFGQSKYNRAIQARRQPGSTFKPFLYLSALESGMTPATIYNDAPIVFDDSELETAWRPQNSSGQFYGPTRLREALYRSRNLVSIRLLRDLGIQNTLDYLAQLEIPVENMPDDLSLSLGSGQLTPMELARGMAVIANGGYDVEPYLIETITDFSGEPIYQAPKTVLCDKDCDDGTGQEPSGEQEGSPNTVTNVSETNEDSPEVRVMPRLADERSVFILHSMMQDVIRRGTGRRALALGRDDIAGKTGTTNEQKDTWFAGFNHEVATTTWVGFDQPAPLGRREFGASTALPIWLDYMEVALEGAPSSFMPRPNGIVNIRINPGTGQRARPGEDGIFEVFREEDAPPPLTSETENDRNGGSEEDDLSRRIF; encoded by the coding sequence ATGTCTCATTTGTTGCGCACATCTCGCCTTTTTGCCTGGTTGTTTCTTACCGGACTGAGTGTCGCCGTTATCGTAACCTCAGGCTTCTATCTTTACCTTCGCCCTGGCCTTCCGCCGGTACATCAACTTCTGGACATCAAGCTTCAGACGCCATTAAGGGTCTATAGCAAAGACAACAGATTAATAGCAGAATTCGGTGAAAAGAGAAGGGCACCCATCACAATCGAACAGATCCCAACAATTCAGTTACAAGCCTTTATGGCAGCTGAAGACTCACGTTTTTACGAACACTTCGGGGTCGACATCAAAGGCCTGGCGCGGGCTGCAATCGAACTGGTCTCTACCGGCGAGATCCAGTCCGGGGGCAGTACCATCACAATGCAGGTTGCAAAAAATTACTTTTTGTCACGGGACAGAACCTTTATCCGGAAGTTCAACGAGATACTTCTGGCTCTTCAGATCGAACGTGAACTGGATAAAAACCGCATTCTCGAGCTCTATCTGAACAAGATCTATCTGGGCAATCGGGCCTACGGGATTGCCGCCGCAGCACAGGTTTATTACAACAAGCCAGTCTCGGAACTTTCCCTGGCCCAGATGGCTATGCTCGCCGGCTTGCCAAAAGCGCCCTCGGCGTTCAACCCCCTGGCCAATCCGGACCGTGCAATGATCCGGCGTAACTGGATTCTCGGACGGATGCGCGACCTGGGATACATCACTCCAGATGCCCACGAACTTGCCGTTTCCGCCCCCATTACTGCCAGCTACAACAGCACGGAGACTGAAGTCGACGCCGACTATGTTGCCGAAATGGCGAGATCCGAGATGGTTCGGCGGTTCGGCGAGGACGCCTACACCGATGGCTACACCGTCACCCTGACAGTTGACGGCAAAAAACAGCAGGTTGCCACAGAGGCATTAAGAGACGGCCTTGAAGCCTATGATCGGCGCCACGGCTTCAGGGGCCCTATTGGGCAGATTGATCAGGAAACACTCGCCGAGAGTGAACCGTCAGATCTGATCCTGAACTACCCTCGCGTGGAGTCCCTGCTTCCCGCAATCGTCACCGAGGTTGACGACGAATCCGGCAAAGTGGCGGTGCACGTACGCCGCATCGGCCCCGCCACCATGGCTTTCGAAACCATGACCTGGGCGAAGCGCTACAAAACTGAAAATCTCACGGGCCCTGAGCCTGAAAAGCCCTCCGATGTTGTGGCTCCCGGCGACGTTATCTATGTGCGCGCCCAGAACCCGGCACCGGCCTCGCCAGAGCCCGAAGCCAATGGGAACGAATCCCCGAATGAGCAGTCGGAGCAGCTCGCCGAAGCCTCTGTTGCGCTTGCTCAAATCCCGAGGGCTGAAGGCGCGCTCATTTCACTGAAAGCCAAAACCGGCGCCATTGAGGCACTGAGCGGAGGCTACAGTTTTGGTCAGAGCAAATATAACCGCGCCATACAGGCAAGACGACAGCCTGGCTCCACCTTCAAGCCCTTTCTCTACCTGAGCGCCCTGGAAAGCGGTATGACTCCGGCGACCATCTACAACGATGCACCCATTGTCTTCGATGACTCGGAACTGGAGACTGCCTGGCGCCCCCAGAACTCCTCCGGACAGTTCTATGGCCCAACTCGCCTGCGGGAAGCACTCTATCGCTCACGCAACCTGGTCTCAATCCGACTGCTGCGCGACCTGGGCATCCAGAACACGCTGGATTACCTGGCACAACTGGAAATCCCGGTAGAAAACATGCCGGACGACCTATCCCTCTCCCTGGGCAGCGGGCAGCTTACTCCCATGGAACTTGCCCGAGGCATGGCCGTGATTGCCAACGGAGGCTACGACGTTGAACCCTACCTCATCGAGACTATCACTGACTTTAGCGGTGAGCCCATTTACCAGGCGCCGAAAACCGTTTTGTGCGACAAAGACTGCGACGACGGTACAGGACAGGAACCATCGGGCGAGCAAGAAGGCTCGCCAAACACCGTCACCAATGTCTCCGAAACAAATGAGGACTCGCCCGAGGTTCGGGTTATGCCCAGACTGGCGGACGAACGCTCGGTCTTTATTCTGCATTCAATGATGCAGGACGTCATTCGTCGCGGTACCGGCAGACGGGCGCTGGCCCTTGGCCGGGATGACATCGCCGGTAAAACCGGCACCACCAACGAACAAAAAGACACCTGGTTTGCCGGCTTCAATCACGAAGTGGCTACAACCACCTGGGTCGGATTCGACCAACCGGCGCCTTTGGGCAGACGCGAGTTTGGCGCCAGCACCGCGCTCCCCATCTGGCTGGACTATATGGAAGTAGCGCTCGAAGGGGCACCCTCTTCCTTCATGCCGCGACCCAATGGCATCGTCAATATCCGGATCAACCCCGGAACGGGACAGCGGGCAAGGCCGGGCGAGGATGGTATTTTCGAGGTCTTCCGGGAAGAGGATGCGCCACCGCCTCTGACATCAGAAACCGAGAACGACCGCAATGGAGGCTCCGAGGAAGACGACCTGTCAAGGCGAATCTTCTGA
- a CDS encoding pilus assembly protein PilP, translating into MARKHAVKAWLGVCLVPLLTACSQGSGFSDLDQFMAETRAKPRGYVEPLPEFKAYEAFSYSASDRRAPFEPPIDVQLTMVDEQPITDVEPDLDRPREVLENFDLKTLEMVGTLQGASGNLFALIEDDTGGIHRVRTGNYMGQNYGRIVGVSETRIELIEIVPNGRGGWVERPRSLTLEEGAG; encoded by the coding sequence ATGGCGAGAAAGCATGCAGTAAAAGCCTGGCTGGGTGTTTGTCTGGTGCCTTTACTGACAGCCTGTTCCCAGGGCAGTGGATTTTCAGATCTTGATCAATTCATGGCTGAGACCCGAGCAAAACCGAGGGGGTATGTCGAACCTTTGCCGGAGTTCAAGGCTTACGAGGCCTTCAGTTACTCTGCCTCGGATCGTCGCGCGCCCTTCGAGCCACCCATTGACGTTCAATTGACCATGGTAGATGAGCAACCCATCACTGACGTTGAGCCAGATCTCGATCGTCCGAGAGAAGTTCTCGAGAATTTTGACCTGAAAACGCTTGAAATGGTTGGCACGCTTCAGGGTGCATCGGGCAATTTGTTCGCTTTGATTGAAGACGATACCGGCGGAATCCATAGAGTCCGCACGGGAAATTACATGGGGCAGAACTACGGTCGCATTGTGGGCGTTAGTGAAACCCGAATCGAGCTCATTGAAATCGTTCCCAATGGCCGGGGTGGCTGGGTCGAGCGTCCTCGCTCCCTGACCCTGGAAGAGGGCGCAGGCTAA
- the pilQ gene encoding type IV pilus secretin PilQ, producing the protein MFRKLNVYVSVIAFGLLSSLANAVTLEDVSFSSLPGERLEVTLQFDGAPPEPSGYTIERPARIAVDLRDTTSGLDSRSVPLGSGNAQSMTVVETKDRTRLIFNLVELVPYDTVRSGNSLIMTIGGQSEGVVASSSTSASQSSGTTSSAPSNALAGVDFRRGKDGEGRVLVDLGSSSTPVDLTERAGKIRLTMNGIAVPANLRRRLDVTDFATPVTRIDTFVEDGNAVVEITPEGNYDYIAYQSGGQFTVSVEELSQEEAESRREEKFPYTGDKLSLNFQDIEVRSVLQLIADFTGLNLVASDTVGGSITLRLQNVPWDQALDLILKTKGLDKRQIGNVLLVAPADEIAAREKLELETNKQIAELAPVRLDIIQVNYAKAGDVVALIKEDEELISERGFVSSDVRTNTISVRETAEKLEEIRRLVSTWDVPVRQVSIEARIVRAQTNVAENLGVRWGGAAYDVSGDNVFSVGGSLGSLQEARDAASGSSNTITFPGALAVDLGVSGEGTSSFAIGWGSDDFLVDLELSALESDGQAEVVSQPRVVTADRQTASIKSGEEIPYQEATSSGATNIEFKEAVLSLEVTPQITPDDKIIMDLVVNQDSRGEVTAGVPSINTNSVTTQVLVGNGETVVLGGIFQSEVATQTTKTPFLGDIPYLGRIFKRTEHLDERSELLIFITPKIIRNDLLR; encoded by the coding sequence ATGTTCAGAAAACTCAATGTATACGTCAGCGTGATTGCTTTTGGGTTGTTATCCAGCCTGGCCAACGCGGTCACGCTGGAAGACGTGTCGTTTTCGTCGCTACCGGGCGAGCGGCTTGAGGTGACACTGCAATTTGATGGGGCGCCACCGGAACCCTCCGGTTACACCATTGAGCGCCCCGCTCGGATCGCGGTGGATCTTCGGGATACGACCAGTGGTCTTGATAGCCGAAGCGTGCCTCTGGGGTCGGGTAACGCCCAGAGCATGACCGTGGTGGAGACCAAGGATCGAACGCGGTTGATTTTCAACCTTGTCGAACTGGTGCCCTACGACACAGTTCGCTCGGGGAACTCTTTGATCATGACGATTGGAGGACAGTCTGAGGGCGTTGTTGCCAGCTCCTCAACCTCCGCCTCTCAGAGCAGTGGAACAACCAGCTCGGCGCCATCAAATGCTCTTGCAGGGGTCGATTTTCGTCGCGGCAAAGACGGCGAGGGCCGAGTGCTTGTGGATCTTGGCAGCTCCAGCACGCCGGTCGACCTGACAGAGCGTGCCGGCAAAATTCGTCTCACGATGAATGGTATTGCGGTGCCTGCCAATCTTCGGCGCCGGCTCGACGTGACGGATTTCGCCACGCCGGTGACTCGCATTGACACCTTTGTGGAAGATGGCAATGCCGTTGTGGAGATTACCCCAGAGGGCAACTACGACTACATCGCCTACCAGTCTGGCGGTCAGTTTACTGTCAGTGTCGAGGAGTTGAGTCAGGAAGAAGCGGAATCCCGCCGCGAAGAGAAGTTCCCGTACACCGGCGACAAGCTGTCCCTGAATTTTCAGGATATCGAAGTGCGCTCGGTGCTCCAGTTGATCGCCGACTTCACCGGACTGAATCTGGTGGCCAGTGACACTGTAGGTGGCAGCATCACTCTGCGACTTCAGAATGTACCCTGGGATCAGGCGCTTGATCTAATCCTGAAGACGAAAGGTCTTGATAAGCGTCAGATTGGTAACGTGTTGTTGGTAGCACCAGCTGATGAAATTGCGGCGAGAGAGAAGCTCGAGCTTGAAACGAATAAGCAGATCGCAGAACTTGCCCCGGTTCGACTGGATATTATTCAGGTCAACTACGCAAAAGCAGGGGACGTTGTTGCTTTGATCAAGGAAGACGAAGAGCTGATTTCTGAGCGTGGTTTCGTTTCCTCTGATGTTCGCACGAATACCATCAGCGTTCGTGAAACTGCAGAGAAGCTGGAGGAAATACGCCGCCTGGTCTCTACATGGGATGTGCCGGTACGGCAGGTATCCATCGAAGCCCGGATAGTGCGCGCCCAGACCAACGTGGCTGAGAACCTTGGCGTTCGTTGGGGCGGAGCAGCCTACGATGTAAGCGGAGATAACGTGTTTTCAGTTGGGGGGTCTCTCGGCTCCTTGCAGGAAGCTCGTGACGCGGCATCAGGTAGCAGCAATACGATTACTTTCCCTGGAGCTCTTGCGGTTGATCTCGGCGTTAGTGGTGAAGGAACCTCGTCTTTCGCTATCGGATGGGGCAGCGATGACTTCCTGGTTGATCTTGAGCTATCGGCACTAGAGAGTGATGGTCAAGCAGAAGTCGTTTCCCAGCCGCGTGTTGTTACTGCTGACCGCCAGACGGCATCAATCAAATCTGGTGAGGAAATTCCTTATCAAGAGGCGACATCCAGTGGCGCAACCAACATAGAGTTCAAAGAAGCCGTTCTCTCTCTGGAAGTGACACCTCAAATCACGCCTGATGACAAAATCATTATGGACTTGGTAGTCAATCAGGACTCAAGGGGCGAAGTCACTGCTGGTGTTCCGTCCATCAACACAAACTCTGTTACGACACAGGTCCTTGTTGGCAATGGTGAAACGGTGGTTTTAGGCGGCATCTTCCAATCAGAAGTCGCAACCCAGACCACCAAGACGCCGTTCCTTGGAGACATTCCTTATCTGGGCCGTATCTTCAAGCGCACTGAGCACCTTGACGAGCGCAGCGAGCTGTTGATTTTCATTACACCGAAGATCATCAGGAACGATCTGCTTCGTTAA